In Microbacterium lushaniae, the following are encoded in one genomic region:
- a CDS encoding deoxyguanosinetriphosphate triphosphohydrolase: MAVEVTSGGSARPAGYGDSDADRFRPEEHRSRRDDFARDRARVLHSAALRRLAAKTQVLSPASPADFARNRLTHSLEVAQVGRELATALQLSPDVVDTACLSHDLGHPPFGHNGERALNEWAEDIGGFEGNAQTLRILTRLEPKVIDADGRSHGLNLTRASLDATCKYPWTADHPVPDPGGRLKFGVYPDDESVFRWMREGAPGRVRCIEAEVMDLSDDIAYSVHDFEDAITNRYLDPSRLSDTAEHGALLSAIQTWVGYDFARDELEDALFRLMRLPEWIDGFDGTRPALARLKNLTSDLIGRFARAATTATREAYPFETLTRYRAHVVVPRVIEAEMAVLKGIIGATVVSIEGRRALYKEQRRVLKRLATALWEAPEALDPLHAADFGAAEDDAQRKRVVVDQVASLTDQLALAWHSRLVGEVDAASIGIWAPGATRSAGIGR, translated from the coding sequence GTGGCGGTTGAGGTCACGTCCGGCGGCTCCGCCCGGCCCGCCGGTTACGGCGACTCCGACGCCGACCGCTTCCGTCCGGAGGAACACCGCTCCCGCCGCGACGACTTCGCCCGCGATCGCGCCCGCGTGCTGCACTCGGCGGCACTGCGGCGCCTGGCCGCCAAGACACAGGTGCTCAGCCCGGCCAGCCCCGCCGACTTCGCCCGCAACCGCCTGACGCATTCGCTCGAAGTCGCGCAGGTGGGCCGCGAACTCGCCACGGCTCTGCAGCTCTCACCCGACGTGGTCGACACCGCGTGCCTCAGTCACGACCTGGGGCACCCGCCGTTCGGTCACAACGGCGAACGAGCCCTCAACGAGTGGGCCGAGGACATCGGCGGATTCGAGGGCAATGCGCAGACCCTGCGCATCCTGACCCGGCTCGAGCCCAAGGTGATCGATGCCGATGGACGCAGCCATGGGCTGAACCTCACTCGGGCGAGCCTGGATGCCACGTGCAAATACCCGTGGACGGCGGATCACCCCGTGCCCGACCCCGGCGGCCGGCTGAAGTTCGGGGTCTACCCCGACGACGAGTCGGTCTTCCGGTGGATGCGCGAGGGCGCGCCCGGCCGGGTGCGCTGCATCGAAGCGGAGGTCATGGACCTCTCCGACGACATCGCCTACTCGGTGCACGACTTCGAAGACGCCATCACCAACCGCTACCTCGATCCCTCCCGGCTCTCCGATACCGCCGAGCACGGCGCCCTGCTCTCGGCCATCCAGACGTGGGTGGGATACGACTTCGCCCGCGACGAACTGGAAGACGCCCTCTTCCGGCTCATGCGCCTTCCGGAATGGATCGACGGCTTCGACGGCACGCGTCCCGCGCTGGCACGGCTGAAGAACCTCACGAGCGACCTGATCGGACGATTCGCGCGAGCGGCGACCACCGCGACGCGCGAGGCCTATCCCTTCGAGACGCTCACGCGCTACCGTGCCCACGTGGTGGTGCCCCGCGTGATCGAGGCCGAGATGGCCGTGCTCAAGGGCATCATCGGCGCCACCGTCGTCTCGATCGAGGGGCGCCGGGCGCTGTACAAGGAGCAGCGCCGCGTGCTCAAGCGGCTCGCCACCGCCCTGTGGGAGGCGCCGGAGGCGCTGGACCCCCTGCATGCGGCCGACTTCGGCGCGGCAGAGGACGACGCGCAGCGCAAACGCGTCGTGGTCGACCAGGTCGCCAGCCTGACGGATCAGCTCGCCCTGGCCTGGCACAGCCGCCTGGTCGGCGAGGTGGACGCCGCATCCATCGGGATCTGGGCACCCGGAGCGACGCGCTCGGCGGGGATCGGACGCTGA
- the def gene encoding peptide deformylase has protein sequence MAVLPIRIMGDPVLHAPADPVTEITDDIRRLVADMFETMDAAPGVGLAAPQVGVGLRLYVYSYTDDDGAPWRGVIINPDLWMRPLEPGVPDPDDESEGCLSFPGERFPLRRSEEVVVTGTDLDGEAVRIQVSGWRARIMQHEFDHLDGVLYIDRLDDSDWKTTQKIARKRGWGRPGAAWLPGVDDLDA, from the coding sequence GTGGCTGTTCTCCCGATTCGCATCATGGGCGATCCCGTCCTGCACGCCCCCGCCGACCCCGTCACCGAGATCACCGACGACATCCGCCGGCTCGTCGCCGACATGTTCGAGACGATGGATGCTGCGCCCGGCGTGGGCCTCGCCGCTCCCCAAGTGGGCGTCGGATTGCGGCTGTACGTGTACAGCTACACCGACGACGACGGTGCCCCCTGGCGGGGTGTGATCATCAACCCGGACCTGTGGATGCGTCCGCTGGAGCCCGGCGTCCCCGATCCCGACGACGAGTCGGAGGGGTGCCTGTCGTTCCCCGGCGAGCGGTTCCCGCTCCGTCGCTCGGAAGAGGTCGTGGTCACCGGAACCGACCTCGACGGAGAGGCCGTGCGCATCCAGGTGTCGGGGTGGCGCGCACGGATCATGCAGCACGAATTCGATCACCTCGACGGCGTTCTCTACATCGACCGCCTGGATGACAGCGACTGGAAGACGACGCAGAAGATCGCCCGTAAGCGCGGGTGGGGCCGGCCCGGCGCCGCCTGGCTGCCGGGCGTGGACGACCTCGACGCCTGA
- the dnaG gene encoding DNA primase — MAGRIRQSDIDEVKARTNIADIVGERVALKAAGVGSLKGLCPFHDERSPSFHVRPQVGYYHCFGCGESGDVYSFLRAMDHVSFTEAVERLAARVGYTLHYEDGGAAPETSGRSRLYAANAAAAEFYRARLSDPDADAGRRFLGERGFDAGAAAHFGVGYAPKGWSALTDHLLAQKFTREEITQAGLVSQGQRGVYDRFRGRLVWPIRDVTGQVIGFGARKLYDDDPGPKYLNTSETPIYKKAQVLYGLDVAKREISRAHRVVVVEGYTDVMACHLAGVTTAVATCGTAFGTDHITVLRRVMGDDSASGEVIFTFDPDAAGQKAALRAFGEEKRFAAQTYVAVAPGGLDPCDLRLERGDGAVRALLETKAPMFEFVIDQRLAGFDLATVEGRAGALRAAAPIVAEIRDPSLRPGYTRVLARRLGLDLPEVAAAVERAARAASRTGSTERPAAPRAGAAQDEQPVQVRVSIASLPRDRDTALERDALMSFLQYGHRVDPVMLARALAVTFRSPALEVVRTAIAAGVDAARPGWAADVVGSVREPFRSLAAELLTADFPARDENHAVASANDLARRLVVRSLEREKTDLLGAIQRVPADSEEGRGFRIRLRDLDRERQRLISAE; from the coding sequence ATGGCCGGCCGCATCCGCCAGAGCGACATCGACGAGGTCAAGGCCCGCACGAACATCGCCGACATCGTGGGGGAGCGGGTCGCGCTCAAGGCCGCCGGGGTCGGATCGCTCAAGGGCCTGTGCCCATTCCACGACGAGCGCAGCCCGAGCTTCCACGTGCGCCCGCAGGTCGGCTACTACCACTGCTTCGGATGCGGCGAATCCGGCGATGTCTATTCGTTCCTGCGGGCGATGGACCACGTGTCGTTCACGGAGGCGGTAGAGCGTCTGGCGGCACGGGTCGGGTACACCCTGCACTACGAGGACGGCGGCGCAGCGCCCGAGACCAGCGGCCGGTCGCGGCTGTACGCCGCCAACGCGGCGGCGGCGGAGTTCTATCGTGCCCGGCTGTCCGACCCCGACGCCGACGCAGGCCGGCGCTTCCTGGGGGAGCGCGGATTCGATGCCGGCGCCGCTGCGCACTTCGGAGTCGGCTACGCGCCCAAGGGTTGGTCGGCGTTGACCGACCATCTGCTGGCGCAGAAGTTCACGCGCGAGGAGATCACCCAGGCGGGGCTGGTGTCGCAGGGCCAGCGCGGGGTGTACGACCGGTTCCGCGGGCGCCTGGTGTGGCCGATCCGCGACGTGACCGGTCAGGTCATCGGCTTCGGCGCACGCAAGCTGTACGACGACGACCCCGGCCCGAAATACCTCAACACCTCCGAGACGCCGATCTACAAGAAGGCGCAGGTGCTCTACGGCCTCGACGTCGCCAAACGCGAGATCTCCCGCGCCCACCGGGTGGTCGTGGTGGAGGGGTACACCGACGTGATGGCCTGCCACCTGGCCGGCGTGACGACCGCGGTGGCCACGTGCGGCACGGCGTTCGGCACCGACCACATCACGGTGCTGCGACGGGTCATGGGTGATGACTCGGCGTCGGGCGAGGTGATCTTCACGTTCGACCCGGATGCGGCGGGCCAGAAGGCCGCGCTCCGGGCTTTCGGCGAGGAGAAGAGGTTCGCGGCGCAGACGTACGTCGCCGTGGCGCCTGGAGGCCTGGATCCGTGCGACCTGCGGCTGGAGCGCGGTGACGGAGCCGTACGGGCGCTTCTGGAGACGAAAGCCCCGATGTTCGAGTTCGTCATCGACCAGCGCCTGGCCGGCTTCGACCTCGCCACGGTGGAAGGGCGAGCCGGCGCTCTCCGCGCGGCGGCGCCCATCGTCGCCGAGATCCGCGACCCCTCCCTCCGCCCCGGGTACACGCGCGTGCTCGCGCGCCGCCTGGGGCTGGACCTGCCGGAGGTCGCCGCCGCCGTCGAGCGGGCCGCACGGGCGGCGAGCCGCACGGGGAGCACCGAGCGCCCCGCCGCGCCGCGTGCGGGCGCTGCCCAGGACGAGCAGCCGGTGCAGGTGCGCGTGTCGATCGCCTCGCTGCCACGTGACCGAGACACGGCGCTCGAGCGCGATGCGCTGATGTCGTTCCTGCAGTACGGACACAGGGTCGACCCCGTCATGCTCGCCCGGGCCCTGGCGGTGACGTTCCGTTCGCCCGCGCTGGAAGTGGTGCGCACGGCCATCGCCGCCGGTGTGGATGCCGCCCGACCGGGGTGGGCCGCCGATGTCGTGGGTTCGGTGCGCGAGCCGTTCCGCTCGCTGGCCGCAGAGCTGCTCACCGCCGATTTCCCTGCGCGCGACGAGAACCACGCCGTGGCGTCGGCGAACGACCTCGCCCGGCGTCTGGTGGTGCGTTCGCTCGAGCGCGAGAAGACCGACCTCCTCGGTGCGATTCAACGCGTTCCCGCCGACTCCGAGGAGGGCCGGGGCTTCCGCATCCGACTGCGCGATCTCGACCGGGAGCGGCAGCGTCTGATCTCGGCCGAGTAG
- a CDS encoding ATP-binding cassette domain-containing protein: MRRLTEADTAVRADDLSLARSGTRVVEGVSITLPRGGVLAVMGPTGAGKSTLAAFLAGRTEDGLSAVGGSADVEGIDARHPGRARRQLTYVVGYMPQRAGADLPSRLTVSEVIAEPITSRDRRVNARALAVRVATLLDEMQLPLGAAAKYPYELSAGMRQRVALARALVLEPRLLVADDPYANLDIEVRTAARDAIIRRRDDHGMAALIVTNDVDATRELDADVLVLRGGHPVAYGHGADALLWTPDGTDAQRAAVR, encoded by the coding sequence GTGCGTCGCCTCACCGAAGCGGATACCGCCGTCCGCGCCGACGATCTGTCCCTCGCTCGTAGCGGCACGAGGGTGGTCGAGGGAGTGTCGATCACCCTGCCGCGCGGGGGAGTGCTCGCCGTCATGGGCCCCACCGGCGCCGGCAAGTCCACGCTCGCGGCCTTCCTCGCCGGCCGCACCGAAGACGGGCTGAGCGCCGTCGGCGGCTCGGCCGACGTCGAGGGCATCGATGCGCGCCATCCCGGCCGCGCACGCCGGCAGCTGACCTACGTGGTCGGATACATGCCGCAGCGCGCCGGCGCTGACCTGCCCTCGCGCCTGACCGTGTCGGAGGTCATCGCCGAGCCGATCACCAGTCGCGACCGCCGCGTGAACGCGCGTGCGCTGGCGGTGCGCGTGGCGACGCTCCTGGACGAGATGCAGCTGCCCCTGGGCGCCGCGGCGAAGTACCCGTACGAATTGAGCGCCGGGATGCGCCAGCGTGTCGCCCTGGCGCGTGCCCTCGTGCTCGAGCCCCGACTGCTGGTCGCGGACGACCCCTACGCGAACCTCGACATCGAGGTGCGCACCGCAGCCCGCGACGCGATCATCCGGCGCCGCGACGATCACGGGATGGCTGCGCTGATCGTCACCAACGACGTGGACGCGACGCGCGAACTCGACGCCGACGTGCTCGTGCTGCGGGGCGGGCACCCGGTGGCGTACGGCCACGGCGCCGACGCGCTCCTGTGGACCCCCGACGGCACCGATGCGCAACGCGCGGCGGTGCGCTGA
- a CDS encoding glutathione peroxidase → MTTESTDLRSIPFRTAEGNTATLGDYGDGVVMVVNVASKCGLAPQYEKLEELQRTYGDRGLTVLGFPCNQFLGQEPGSVEEILEYCSTTWGVTFPIMDKVRVNGSAAAPVYKALKSAPDLDGTHGPVLWNFEKFVITPAGGVHRFRSQVAPDDKAIVSVIEDALPR, encoded by the coding sequence ATGACGACGGAGTCCACAGATCTGCGCAGCATCCCCTTCCGCACGGCGGAGGGAAACACCGCCACGCTCGGCGACTACGGCGACGGTGTCGTGATGGTCGTGAACGTCGCCTCCAAGTGCGGACTGGCTCCCCAGTACGAGAAGCTCGAGGAGCTCCAGCGCACCTACGGCGATCGGGGACTGACGGTGCTGGGCTTTCCCTGCAACCAGTTCCTGGGGCAGGAGCCGGGTTCGGTGGAGGAGATCCTGGAGTACTGCTCCACCACGTGGGGCGTGACCTTCCCCATCATGGACAAGGTGCGCGTCAACGGGTCGGCCGCAGCGCCGGTCTACAAGGCGCTCAAGAGCGCACCCGACCTCGACGGCACGCACGGTCCCGTCCTGTGGAACTTCGAGAAGTTCGTGATCACGCCCGCGGGAGGCGTACACCGGTTCCGCTCGCAGGTCGCGCCCGATGACAAGGCGATCGTCTCTGTCATCGAGGACGCGCTCCCCCGCTGA
- a CDS encoding isoprenyl transferase: MAAKPYTHRDAVPFRPVDWTGEYPPTYPRGAVPAHVAIVMDGNGRWANRRSLTRVEGHRAGEAALLDVVAGAIQAGVKHLSVYAFSTENWKRSPDEVRFLMGFNREVLHRRRDQLNEWGVRVRWAGRKPRLWGSVIKELQFAEQLTAGNDVLTLTMCVNYGGRVELVDAMRRMGEEIAAGRLKPSAITERLVARHLYQPDMPDVDLFVRSSGEQRTSNFLLWESAYAEFVFLDTLWPDFRRTHLWDAIDVYLDRDRRFGHAVDSPGGI; this comes from the coding sequence ATGGCAGCCAAGCCCTACACGCATCGCGACGCGGTGCCCTTCCGACCCGTGGACTGGACCGGCGAGTATCCGCCGACCTACCCGCGGGGGGCGGTGCCGGCACACGTGGCGATCGTCATGGACGGGAACGGCCGGTGGGCGAACCGCCGCAGCCTGACCCGTGTCGAGGGGCACCGGGCGGGGGAGGCGGCGCTGCTGGACGTCGTGGCCGGGGCCATCCAAGCCGGGGTGAAGCACCTGTCGGTGTACGCGTTCTCGACCGAGAACTGGAAGCGCTCTCCCGACGAGGTGCGCTTCCTCATGGGGTTCAACCGCGAAGTGCTCCACCGTCGTCGCGACCAGCTCAACGAATGGGGCGTGCGGGTGCGGTGGGCCGGACGCAAGCCGCGCCTGTGGGGATCGGTCATCAAGGAGCTGCAGTTCGCCGAGCAGCTCACCGCCGGCAACGACGTGCTGACCCTCACGATGTGCGTCAACTACGGCGGGCGGGTCGAGCTCGTCGATGCGATGCGACGGATGGGGGAGGAGATCGCCGCCGGACGATTGAAGCCCTCCGCCATCACGGAGCGGCTGGTGGCCCGGCACCTCTACCAGCCCGACATGCCCGACGTCGACCTGTTCGTGCGCTCCAGCGGCGAGCAGCGCACGTCGAACTTCCTGCTGTGGGAGTCCGCGTACGCGGAGTTCGTGTTCCTCGACACGCTGTGGCCCGACTTCCGGCGCACCCACCTGTGGGATGCGATCGACGTCTACCTCGACCGCGACCGCCGGTTCGGGCACGCGGTGGATTCGCCCGGCGGCATCTGA
- the recO gene encoding DNA repair protein RecO — MPTYRDEVVVLRTHKLGEADRIVTMLGRRHGKIRAVAKGVRRTSSRFGSRLEPFMVADVMLYKGRSLDIVQQAESLGAYGADIAVHYDRYTSANAMVETADRLNEAEATPQQYLLLVGGLRALARGEHASRSVLDSYMLRAMALSGWAPGLDECARCAAPGEHEAFVAQLGGMVCAACAPVGSARVAAPTASLLRSLLRGEWQQVDEAAPAATSAASGLIAAYAQWHLERGIRSLAHVEAG; from the coding sequence GTGCCCACCTACCGCGACGAGGTCGTGGTCCTGCGGACCCACAAGCTGGGCGAAGCGGACCGCATCGTGACGATGCTCGGTCGCCGGCACGGGAAGATCCGCGCGGTGGCCAAGGGGGTGCGCCGCACGTCGTCCCGGTTCGGCTCGCGCCTGGAACCGTTCATGGTGGCCGACGTGATGCTGTACAAGGGCCGCTCGCTCGACATCGTGCAGCAGGCGGAGTCCCTCGGTGCGTACGGTGCCGACATCGCCGTGCACTACGACCGGTACACCTCCGCGAACGCGATGGTGGAGACCGCCGACCGCCTGAACGAAGCGGAGGCGACCCCGCAGCAGTACCTGCTCCTCGTCGGCGGCCTGCGCGCGCTCGCGCGTGGCGAGCACGCCTCCCGCAGCGTGCTGGACTCGTACATGCTGCGGGCGATGGCGCTGTCGGGATGGGCGCCCGGCCTGGACGAATGCGCGCGGTGCGCAGCCCCCGGTGAGCATGAGGCGTTCGTCGCACAGCTGGGCGGGATGGTGTGCGCCGCGTGCGCCCCGGTGGGGTCGGCGCGCGTGGCGGCCCCGACGGCGTCGCTGCTGCGCTCACTGCTGCGCGGTGAGTGGCAGCAGGTCGACGAGGCGGCACCGGCGGCGACCAGCGCCGCATCCGGGCTCATCGCGGCATACGCGCAGTGGCATCTGGAACGTGGCATCCGCTCGCTCGCGCACGTGGAAGCCGGATGA
- a CDS encoding DsbA family oxidoreductase, whose protein sequence is MSEAIKIDVWSDIACPWCYIGKRNLERGLAEVSTDPDAPQVEVEYHSFELSPDTPVDFEGSQMDYLSQHKAISREQAQQMLERVTGVAAEAGLSYRFDLLQHTNTVKAHELLHFAKAQGRQLEMVERLMSAYFVEGRHLGRTDELVSLASEVGLPADEARAALESQRHLGDVRADQEQAAAYGINGVPFFVIDGQYGVSGAQPPAAFAQITRQLWAERAGQPANVSAG, encoded by the coding sequence GTGAGTGAAGCGATCAAGATCGACGTGTGGAGTGACATCGCCTGCCCCTGGTGCTACATCGGCAAGCGGAACCTGGAGCGTGGCCTGGCGGAGGTGTCGACCGACCCCGACGCCCCGCAGGTGGAGGTGGAGTACCACTCGTTCGAGCTGTCGCCGGACACTCCGGTCGATTTCGAGGGGAGCCAGATGGACTACCTCTCCCAGCACAAGGCGATCTCCCGCGAACAGGCCCAGCAGATGCTGGAGCGCGTCACCGGCGTCGCCGCCGAGGCGGGGCTCTCGTACCGGTTCGATCTGCTCCAGCACACCAACACCGTGAAGGCCCACGAACTGCTGCACTTCGCCAAGGCGCAGGGCCGTCAGCTGGAGATGGTCGAGCGGCTGATGTCGGCGTACTTCGTCGAGGGCCGCCACCTGGGCCGAACCGACGAGCTCGTCTCGCTCGCATCCGAGGTCGGTCTGCCTGCCGACGAGGCGCGCGCGGCTCTGGAGTCGCAGCGCCACCTCGGCGATGTGCGGGCCGATCAGGAGCAGGCCGCCGCGTACGGCATCAACGGCGTCCCGTTCTTCGTGATCGATGGTCAGTACGGCGTCAGCGGCGCGCAGCCCCCGGCGGCTTTCGCTCAGATCACGCGGCAGCTGTGGGCCGAACGCGCCGGGCAGCCGGCTAACGTGTCGGCCGGATAG
- a CDS encoding trimeric intracellular cation channel family protein yields MTSQMLIIPLWADLLAVGLGGVQGALFASGFRGQQRLDLLGVAIIGIVTGMGGGLIRDLLLGVVPATLQSNWYLLTASGAALVGMLLAGIFQRLNAAIIALDALVIGLFGAFGTSKALAIGLPPVPAVFVGVCSAVGGGVLRDMMMGLPVAIMHVGSLYAVAAGAGCAVLATAEALGAPLQIAAIAGIVVTTVIRILAVVFDVSLPEQRMLHRRKVAVETSTIPVVRPHDAD; encoded by the coding sequence ATGACGTCGCAGATGCTCATCATCCCTCTGTGGGCCGACCTCCTCGCCGTCGGCCTCGGCGGCGTTCAGGGGGCGCTGTTCGCATCGGGCTTCCGCGGTCAGCAGCGGCTGGACCTGCTGGGCGTGGCGATCATCGGCATCGTCACCGGGATGGGCGGCGGCCTCATCCGCGATCTGCTGCTGGGGGTGGTCCCCGCGACGCTGCAGAGCAACTGGTACCTGCTGACCGCCTCGGGCGCCGCCCTGGTCGGGATGCTGCTGGCCGGCATCTTCCAGCGCCTGAACGCCGCCATCATCGCGCTGGACGCGCTCGTGATCGGGCTGTTCGGCGCGTTCGGGACGAGCAAGGCGCTCGCAATCGGCCTTCCGCCGGTGCCCGCCGTCTTCGTCGGGGTGTGCTCGGCGGTGGGGGGTGGCGTGCTGCGGGACATGATGATGGGCCTGCCGGTGGCGATCATGCACGTCGGATCGCTCTATGCGGTGGCCGCCGGTGCGGGATGCGCCGTCCTGGCCACCGCGGAGGCGCTCGGCGCGCCGCTGCAGATCGCGGCGATCGCCGGGATCGTCGTGACGACGGTCATCCGCATCCTCGCCGTCGTCTTCGACGTGTCGCTGCCGGAACAGCGGATGCTGCATCGGCGCAAGGTCGCCGTCGAGACCTCGACCATCCCGGTCGTGCGCCCCCACGACGCAGACTGA
- a CDS encoding HAD family hydrolase, giving the protein MDASDRSTPLAVLFDIDGTLVDSNYLHVDAWSRAFREADHPVDTWRIHRAIGMDSGILLDELLGEQADAVGPAVKEAHARLYAAMSERLRVFDGAHELLQVLADRGHTIVLATSAPPEELEILLQVLDMGDTLDVVTSAQDAETAKPEPDILNVAVERAGVTPDRAVMVGDAVWDVQAAARAGVPCIGVLSGGTGRDDLRSAGAVAVYDDVAALLRELDASPLSGGQE; this is encoded by the coding sequence ATGGACGCATCCGATCGCTCGACGCCTCTGGCCGTGCTGTTCGACATCGACGGGACCCTCGTGGATTCGAACTACCTCCACGTGGACGCGTGGTCACGTGCGTTCAGGGAGGCGGATCACCCCGTGGATACGTGGCGGATCCATCGCGCGATCGGGATGGACTCCGGAATACTCCTGGACGAACTGCTCGGCGAGCAGGCCGACGCGGTCGGCCCGGCCGTGAAGGAGGCGCACGCGCGGCTCTATGCAGCGATGTCCGAGCGCCTGCGTGTGTTCGACGGTGCACACGAATTGCTGCAGGTTCTCGCCGATCGCGGACACACCATCGTGCTGGCCACCTCCGCTCCGCCGGAAGAGCTCGAGATCCTGCTGCAGGTGCTCGACATGGGCGACACGCTGGATGTGGTCACCTCGGCTCAGGACGCCGAGACCGCGAAACCCGAACCTGACATCCTCAATGTCGCGGTCGAGCGCGCGGGCGTGACGCCGGACCGCGCCGTCATGGTCGGCGACGCGGTGTGGGACGTGCAGGCCGCGGCTCGCGCCGGGGTGCCCTGCATCGGCGTGCTCAGCGGCGGAACCGGACGCGATGACCTTCGCTCCGCCGGCGCTGTCGCCGTGTACGACGATGTGGCGGCGCTCCTGCGCGAACTGGATGCAAGCCCGCTCAGCGGAGGGCAGGAATAA
- the dusB gene encoding tRNA dihydrouridine synthase DusB: protein MTVTTALAPTRPLRIGPHVLDAPVVLAPMAGITNTAFRRLCREYGAGLYVSEMITTRALVERNATTMRLIRHHESETPRSIQLYGVDPATVEAAVRILVEEDRADHIDLNFGCPVPKVTRKGGGAALPWKTSLFRDIVTRAVRAGGDVPVTVKMRKGIDDDHLTFLDAGRIAEDAGAAAVALHARTASQFYSGVADWAAITALKEAVTSIPVLGNGDIWSAEDAVRMMAETGCDGVVVGRGCLGRPWLFGDLARALGPSTAAAGAPVDATLGFVAQAFRRHAELLVEFLEDEARGCRDIRKHVAWYFKGYPVGGDVRAALATVSTLAQIDELLAGLDHDAPYPGAAAEGQRGRAGSPKRAALPDGWLQSRELGDAASRHLAEAELDSSGG from the coding sequence ATGACTGTGACCACCGCCCTCGCCCCGACGCGCCCGCTGCGCATCGGACCCCACGTGCTCGACGCCCCCGTCGTGCTTGCGCCGATGGCAGGCATCACCAACACCGCGTTCCGGCGTCTGTGCCGCGAGTACGGCGCAGGCCTCTACGTCAGCGAGATGATCACGACCCGGGCACTCGTGGAGCGCAACGCGACCACGATGCGCCTCATCCGCCACCACGAGTCCGAGACGCCGCGCTCGATCCAGCTCTACGGCGTCGATCCCGCCACGGTCGAGGCGGCCGTGCGCATCCTCGTGGAAGAAGACCGCGCCGATCACATCGATCTGAACTTCGGATGCCCCGTGCCCAAGGTCACGCGCAAGGGCGGGGGAGCGGCCCTGCCGTGGAAGACGTCGCTGTTCCGCGACATCGTGACCCGCGCGGTGCGCGCAGGAGGCGACGTGCCGGTCACCGTGAAGATGCGCAAGGGCATCGACGACGATCACCTCACGTTCCTGGACGCGGGCCGGATCGCGGAGGATGCCGGCGCCGCCGCCGTCGCGCTGCACGCCCGCACCGCGTCGCAGTTCTACTCCGGCGTCGCGGACTGGGCGGCGATCACGGCGCTGAAGGAGGCCGTGACGAGCATCCCCGTGCTGGGCAACGGAGACATCTGGTCGGCGGAAGACGCCGTGCGCATGATGGCCGAGACCGGATGCGACGGCGTCGTCGTGGGCCGCGGCTGCCTCGGCCGCCCGTGGCTGTTCGGCGACCTCGCCCGCGCGCTCGGGCCTTCGACGGCCGCGGCCGGTGCGCCGGTGGATGCCACGCTCGGCTTCGTCGCGCAGGCGTTCCGGCGCCACGCCGAGCTGCTCGTGGAGTTCCTGGAGGACGAAGCCCGCGGATGCCGCGACATCCGCAAGCACGTGGCGTGGTACTTCAAGGGCTACCCCGTGGGCGGTGACGTGCGCGCGGCGCTGGCCACGGTGTCCACCCTCGCCCAGATCGATGAGCTGCTGGCCGGGCTCGACCACGACGCCCCGTACCCCGGCGCCGCCGCCGAAGGGCAGCGCGGCCGCGCGGGCAGCCCCAAGCGCGCAGCGCTGCCGGACGGCTGGCTGCAGTCCCGCGAGCTGGGCGACGCCGCATCCCGCCACCTGGCCGAGGCGGAGCTGGATTCCAGTGGCGGTTGA